In Triticum urartu cultivar G1812 unplaced genomic scaffold, Tu2.1 TuUngrouped_contig_9362, whole genome shotgun sequence, the DNA window ACGATGGTATGGCGGAGAGATCCCTCGCTTGGTTTGTTTGCGCTTGCTCCCTGGCCCTGCTTGTGTGCACTGTGTTTGTTCTCGGTGCTTTGCATTTCGGGTCGATCGCTGACAAATTCTTGGGGGAATAGAGGGGGGAAGTTGGGGGTTCTTGGTTCCTGTGCCCGCTGGAACCTTTGCCCTGCGATTTCCTGTTCGATCTGCTTAGTTTCTCGAGCAGTAGCCTGCAGACCATGTCGGccattttttttcatttctgcTGTCCATGTGCAAAATGATCAGTTGATCGCAAACGTTGTGTGGTGATTATTATTCCGTGCTGATTTTGTTTTTGGTGATTTTAGGGCTGTCTTGCTGCCCCAGTTTGATAGTAATCTTTTTTCATGATTATTTTGGGCCCAATCTTGGCAAATTTGAGTGCTTGGTGGTTGTGGGGTCTGATTCTATACTTTGAGGGGCCCTGACCATGAGTTGCTTCCTGCTGTTTCATGATGTTCCACTGAGAAAAAGAAGGATCTTCGGATCATCGAAGATGCATTCTGTTCTCTATATGGTACTGCTAATAGCCTAACTACACATGATCTATTGAACTTCCCTAGTGTGGAAGAAGTGGAACTGTGTATTCCATGTTTGTAATAGCGTAATGCTTAAACCTTTTAAGTAATAAAGCGtccctttttgaaaaaaaatgtttgtAATAGTGTAAAAGGTTGTGTTTTTTCTTTTATGGTTGGACTGGATTGATCTTGATGCTGAAGTATATTGATTTTTTTTTGGCAATTTGGTCACCATTAAATGCTTATGTCTTCTAACTTCCCAGTTCTACATGCAAAGTAGTACTATGTCACTATCACATTGTGTTGTGCAGGGACCTCTTTACTTTCCCCTTCCAGTTCATTTTGTTGACAACTTGACATAGCATCTAAAACTGGGTCTTGGCATGAGATATAGGAAACCTCCCTAATTGATTGACCTAATTTATGTGATGAAATCATGAGCATTGTTCTAGCATTAGGGCATGTACAGTGGTTGATAAGACAGTGTTATCTTAAGCCTTGCATGTAGTTTAGATATGACAATAAAAGGATGTCTACAATGGGTTATCTCTTAGCCATATCTTTAATAACTAGCAGTTCCTAAAAATATGATGAGTcatattgtgctaagagatcacctcttaaataaaagaagacaagccttttcttatgacttctctctcctccacctcaGCTTTTATCCTAGCTGGCATTCCTAAGATAGCACCATTCTACATGCCCTTATTGGCTTCCACATTCCCTGATTTATCGCAGTTGGTGGTAGACAACATCATGTTCCCCCTTTGCTTGCAACTCTTGTTAACATGTGACTCCTTGCTCTTAGAAACTagtttttttttttctttcggtAAGGGGATAGCCCCGGCCGTTGCATCGGTTGATGCTCCCAGAAACTAGTTAGTGGGTGCTATGCATTCTTCTGGTTTGGATATGTCTCGTTTTGGGAGAACTTTCTTGTCCACCTTTTCTATACACAACTTTTGAAGTAATTCATACAACCAGTTGGGCTGGAAAAGAATTGCTTTTGAATTCTGTTTGTTCCTCCAAAATCTAACAGATAACTTTCATAACTCTTGAGTTTCCATGAAGTTAGTATTAACTCTTAATTCATGGTTGTTCCTGCAGATATGGTGAATTTTATGAAGAAGCTTGCTAGGATGGATGTGGATATGAGCGCTGAAGAGAGGCATTTATTTTCAGTTGGTTTTAAGAATACAATTGGTGCAAGGAGGGCATCATGGAGAATcctttcttcacttgagcaaaaGGTGGCAGTGGGTGAGCAGGCTGGCCAGATGATAAGTGTCTACAGAACGAAAGTTGAGGATGAACTAAGGATGGTTTGCAATGAAATATTGTCAATCATCGCTATTCATTGCCTTCCCTTGGCTAATGCGGGTGAAAACGTTGTGTTCTTTCATAAAATGTATGTGCAGGTTCATAAATTCAGCTCTTCTTTTGACCAATCGTCTATTGCTGCTCTATGTTGGTCTATTTTCCGGTCATTACATTCAGAGTTCACATGATACTTATATATCCATGttttccttatccagtttgtacatGCCTAACTTTAAAATTCCAATTATTGACAGGAAAGGTGACTACTACCGTTACCTGGCTGAATTTAGCACTGGGGCTGAAAAGAAGTCTGCGGCTGATCAATCACTCATGGCCTATCAGGTGTGAAACCTTTCAACACGTGCACATGTTCTAACTTACTTCTTGTTCTAAGGCTCGCATTCCACCTCTGACAATCTTCTAGCGAATGTTGCTGCAGCATGCCATGGTTGTCGCCTCCACTGAGCTTTCACCTGCTCATCCAGTCAGGCTTGGCCTTGCGCTCAATTTCTCAGTGTTCTTTTATGAGATAATGAACTTTCATCAGAGGTCATTCACCCTTAAATGACTCCTTTCGCCCTTTGTTCTGATGTTTTGTAGTTTAAAATAGATACCCTAATTCGTCATGCTTCTCTTTTTAAAATAAATATATAAAATGGGCAGACCTACCAGGAGGCTACTAAGTTCAGATGAACCCATCACATCTTGTAGCCACTTCATTTAGTAGGTTATATGTTTGCTGTAATCTTTTCCAAATATAGAGAATCACGATTCCTCAGAATCTTTATTTTTTGAAAATGGAACCTTTATTACCCCTGGTCTCTGCATCTGAAGATCCATATAGCCAACCTTATTAACTATATGGATACTTATAATTTACATAGTTAAATCCCATAAATGCAATGTTAAATAGTTAAATTCATTGACAGTTTGACCCCATTATCGAAAGTTTTCTGG includes these proteins:
- the LOC125532201 gene encoding putative 14-3-3-like protein GF14-H isoform X2 (The sequence of the model RefSeq protein was modified relative to this genomic sequence to represent the inferred CDS: added 187 bases not found in genome assembly), producing the protein MEERGKVVCMAKLAEQAERYDDMVNFMKKLARMDVDMSAEERHLFSVGFKNTIGARRASWRILSSLEQKVAVGEQAGQMISVYRTKVEDELRMVCNEILSIIAIHCLPLANAGENVVFFHKMKGDYYRYLAEFSTGAEKKSAADQSLMAYQHAMVVASTELSPAHPVRLGLALNFSVFFYEIMNFHQRACQVAKQAFDEATTEINSAGMDGNNDSTLMMQLLNDNLALWKSELTEGETSKDSDIDLEEG
- the LOC125532201 gene encoding putative 14-3-3-like protein GF14-H isoform X1 (The sequence of the model RefSeq protein was modified relative to this genomic sequence to represent the inferred CDS: added 187 bases not found in genome assembly); its protein translation is MEERGKVVCMAKLAEQAERYDDMVNFMKKLARMDVDMSAEERHLFSVGFKNTIGARRASWRILSSLEQKVAVGEQAGQMISVYRTKVEDELRMVCNEILSIIAIHCLPLANAGENVVFFHKMKGDYYRYLAEFSTGAEKKSAADQSLMAYQRMLLQHAMVVASTELSPAHPVRLGLALNFSVFFYEIMNFHQRACQVAKQAFDEATTEINSAGMDGNNDSTLMMQLLNDNLALWKSELTEGETSKDSDIDLEEG